One stretch of Marinobacterium iners DNA includes these proteins:
- a CDS encoding LysR family transcriptional regulator codes for MDLRQLKYFVAIYELRNLSHAADHCSVAQSAVSHHLARLEDELGTPLFKRRSRGMDPTAAGERLYEHAIDIFIRLRMAEDDVKNGGKVLSGEITVGMPYSVIKVIGVELMRAVRERYPSVTLILKEALSGIGFDHLVTEQCEFSLLYNPPQDDRIRQKPLLDEQLYFIGHPSLLGDAPDPLEFRDLTEYPLMLLSSGTFSRALMDKPQLLHSLERASSVRLASVAATIGALEAAIGCTVAPQVLVADQLQRGELVARRIINPEPVRTLYLAERSNNSSSFLSEKIAQLVEELVQDAVLKGRWTAALLAAGK; via the coding sequence ATGGACCTGCGTCAGCTAAAATACTTCGTAGCTATCTATGAACTCAGAAACCTCTCACATGCGGCAGACCACTGTAGTGTGGCTCAGTCAGCGGTGAGCCATCATTTGGCGCGGTTAGAAGATGAATTGGGTACACCTCTGTTCAAACGCCGCTCGCGTGGCATGGATCCGACCGCTGCCGGAGAGCGCCTATACGAACATGCCATCGATATTTTTATTCGTTTGCGAATGGCAGAAGATGATGTCAAGAATGGTGGTAAGGTACTGTCCGGTGAGATCACAGTGGGTATGCCATACAGTGTAATCAAGGTCATTGGTGTCGAGCTTATGAGGGCTGTGCGTGAGCGCTATCCTTCAGTGACCCTCATTTTGAAGGAAGCTCTATCAGGGATAGGGTTTGATCACCTTGTGACGGAGCAGTGCGAGTTCTCACTTCTTTACAACCCACCACAGGATGATCGTATCCGACAGAAACCACTGTTGGATGAACAGCTCTACTTCATCGGCCATCCCAGCCTGCTGGGTGACGCACCAGATCCGCTGGAATTCAGAGACCTGACAGAATATCCACTGATGCTATTATCAAGCGGCACATTTTCTCGTGCTTTGATGGATAAGCCGCAGTTGCTCCACTCGCTGGAGAGAGCCAGTAGTGTGCGCCTTGCTTCTGTGGCGGCGACGATCGGTGCTCTTGAGGCTGCTATCGGTTGTACGGTTGCTCCTCAGGTGCTGGTTGCAGATCAGCTTCAAAGAGGTGAACTGGTTGCGCGGCGAATCATTAACCCTGAGCCGGTGCGAACCCTGTATCTGGCTGAACGCAGTAACAACAGCTCCTCTTTTCTTTCGGAAAAGATTGCCCAGCTTGTTGAAGAATTAGTGCAGGACGCCGTACTAAAGGGACGTTGGACCGCTGCCTTGTTGGCGGCCGGGAAATAG
- a CDS encoding NAD(P)-dependent alcohol dehydrogenase, protein MQIKAAITRQQHAAFELENVELASPKASEVLVRIVATGVCHTDAVARDLGISPYPLVLGHEGAGIVESVGEQVSDLVPGDHVVLSFAHCGSCGNCLTGHPTVCDTFNDLNFGGSADDGSHRLSQDGQALGTFFGQSSFATHAVVHQRNAVKVDPEVDLALLGPLGCGIQTGAGTVLNRLKPEFGSSLVVYGCGAVGLSAVMAAKIAGCQHIIAVDVHESRLALAKELGATAVLNGREVDTVAEVRALTDGGSHYAIETTGVPAVVRQSLQALRPLGVSAIVGVTPEVTLDIHNDLMAEGKSMIGVIEGDSVPRVFIPQLVAYYKAGQFPFDKLVKFYEFDAINQAFEDSASGETIKPVLKIG, encoded by the coding sequence ATGCAGATTAAAGCTGCCATTACCCGCCAGCAACATGCTGCTTTTGAGCTGGAAAATGTCGAGCTGGCATCACCTAAGGCCAGCGAAGTTCTTGTTCGCATCGTCGCCACCGGTGTCTGTCACACTGATGCCGTTGCACGTGACCTTGGCATTTCTCCCTATCCGCTTGTACTGGGACACGAAGGCGCCGGCATTGTTGAAAGCGTGGGCGAACAGGTTAGCGACCTGGTACCGGGTGACCATGTTGTGCTGTCGTTCGCCCATTGCGGCAGTTGCGGTAACTGCCTGACTGGCCACCCGACTGTTTGTGACACTTTCAATGACTTAAACTTCGGCGGCAGCGCTGATGATGGCAGTCACCGCCTGAGTCAGGATGGTCAGGCACTGGGTACTTTCTTTGGGCAATCTTCATTTGCAACCCATGCCGTAGTGCATCAACGCAATGCAGTCAAAGTCGACCCTGAAGTCGATCTGGCCCTACTGGGCCCACTGGGATGTGGCATTCAGACCGGTGCCGGTACTGTACTCAATCGCCTGAAGCCTGAGTTTGGCAGCAGTCTGGTTGTCTACGGCTGTGGTGCCGTCGGCCTTAGCGCTGTAATGGCAGCGAAAATTGCCGGTTGTCAGCACATTATTGCAGTGGATGTGCATGAAAGTCGCCTTGCACTGGCGAAAGAGCTGGGGGCGACGGCTGTGCTCAATGGCCGCGAAGTTGATACGGTAGCCGAAGTGCGCGCACTGACAGACGGCGGCAGCCACTACGCTATTGAAACTACGGGTGTCCCGGCCGTTGTGCGTCAGTCACTGCAGGCTCTGCGACCTTTGGGCGTAAGTGCAATCGTGGGCGTGACCCCGGAAGTGACCTTGGACATTCACAATGATCTGATGGCCGAAGGCAAGTCGATGATCGGCGTGATCGAAGGTGATTCGGTGCCGCGCGTTTTCATTCCTCAGCTGGTTGCCTACTACAAGGCTGGTCAGTTCCCCTTCGACAAACTCGTCAAATTCTATGAATTTGATGCAATCAACCAAGCGTTCGAAGACTCGGCCAGCGGCGAGACCATCAAGCCAGTGCTGAAAATTGGTTGA
- a CDS encoding cold shock and DUF1294 domain-containing protein, whose translation MAMKGRIKKWNADKGFGFIQPLEGGDDLFFHVSAMRDRSLLPQVNQLVTYEPGTDKDNRPRADSVVLAGTSVRRQRNSQHSSSHVVIPVLALFVVLGVAAMIGLLPWQLPLLMGALSIWTFIVYAMDKAAAKADRRRTPESTLHMLALLGGWPGALCAQSLLRHKSVKAAFRTTFWWTVALNLGLMGFLVSEPGRQLWQPLLRW comes from the coding sequence ATGGCAATGAAAGGTCGCATCAAAAAATGGAACGCCGACAAGGGCTTTGGTTTTATTCAGCCGCTGGAAGGCGGTGATGATCTGTTTTTCCATGTCAGCGCCATGCGCGACCGCAGTCTGCTGCCTCAGGTTAACCAGCTGGTTACCTATGAGCCTGGTACCGATAAGGACAACCGTCCCCGTGCCGACTCTGTTGTTTTAGCCGGCACCAGTGTGCGGCGGCAGCGAAACAGTCAACACTCCAGTAGCCATGTAGTCATACCGGTGCTCGCGCTGTTTGTTGTACTGGGAGTGGCGGCGATGATCGGCCTGTTACCCTGGCAACTCCCGCTACTCATGGGGGCGCTGAGCATTTGGACGTTTATCGTCTACGCCATGGACAAGGCAGCAGCCAAGGCCGATCGGCGCCGTACCCCTGAATCGACGCTGCATATGCTGGCGCTGTTGGGTGGCTGGCCGGGAGCGTTGTGTGCGCAGAGTTTGTTGCGTCATAAGTCTGTGAAAGCAGCCTTTCGAACCACCTTTTGGTGGACGGTGGCGCTTAATCTGGGACTGATGGGGTTTCTGGTCAGTGAGCCTGGGCGTCAGCTGTGGCAGCCGCTGCTGAGGTGGTGA
- a CDS encoding helix-turn-helix transcriptional regulator, with translation MPTMAANTASPNQRERLWQIDFLARFRGQVTRQDLAHRFGIALSNATRDFTLYRELAPGNLDYDHRDKVYRRTAQFQPLFTYDREHTLQTLSHGQAVGQEPCEQPILVDVAPALNQPDLDILAAVSRALYATRAIKIRYVSASSGESEREIVPHSLVNTGLRWHVRAFCRTHAQFRDFVLTRIIQADELNSATDPAIESIQQDVEWNRCLAVELAPHPAAAHKRAIELDYGLAPGESLKVNLKAATAGYLLRRWGVDCSLNASLSPDEYQLALINPASVSRQANLSIAPGFLQEIHRP, from the coding sequence ATGCCAACGATGGCAGCCAATACTGCTTCACCCAACCAGCGTGAACGCCTGTGGCAGATCGATTTTCTGGCGCGTTTTCGTGGTCAGGTGACACGTCAGGACCTGGCTCACCGTTTTGGCATAGCACTGTCCAACGCCACCCGTGATTTCACCCTCTACCGCGAGCTGGCGCCGGGTAACCTGGATTATGATCACCGCGACAAGGTGTATCGTCGTACTGCTCAATTCCAGCCATTGTTTACCTACGACCGCGAGCACACGCTACAGACGCTGAGCCATGGCCAGGCGGTAGGGCAGGAACCCTGTGAACAGCCGATTCTGGTAGACGTCGCGCCTGCATTGAACCAGCCTGATCTCGATATTCTGGCAGCCGTGTCACGTGCGCTTTACGCAACCAGAGCCATCAAAATCCGTTATGTATCCGCCAGCAGTGGCGAGTCCGAGCGGGAGATTGTGCCACATAGCCTGGTGAACACGGGGTTGCGCTGGCATGTGCGGGCCTTCTGTCGCACCCATGCCCAGTTCCGTGATTTTGTTTTGACGCGCATCATTCAGGCCGATGAACTGAACAGCGCCACTGATCCGGCGATAGAAAGCATCCAGCAGGATGTAGAGTGGAATCGTTGCCTGGCCGTAGAGCTGGCGCCGCACCCGGCAGCCGCGCACAAACGTGCCATCGAGCTGGATTACGGCTTGGCACCCGGTGAGTCCCTAAAAGTAAACCTTAAAGCAGCCACCGCTGGTTACCTGCTGCGCCGTTGGGGAGTGGATTGCAGTCTGAACGCGAGCCTTTCGCCGGATGAGTACCAGCTGGCACTTATCAATCCAGCCAGCGTTTCCCGCCAAGCAAACCTTTCCATTGCCCCCGGTTTTCTCCAGGAGATACACCGTCCATGA
- a CDS encoding BREX protein BrxB domain-containing protein: MSNRLNRLIKSYAGFINIPWMKGLADEQRVLFAVYHKEDELKLRARVEEFRLATESAGHTWLELDITRLFPEWMAAQKYREDYFEDPEDLEPKYKTFVRQSVEKLAAQIQSEADENTLVTLVGCGTLFGFASVSDFVKQLAAHVPGRLLVLFPGEYIDNGYRLLDARDGWGYQATAITADN; this comes from the coding sequence ATGAGTAATCGACTGAACCGTCTGATCAAAAGCTACGCCGGTTTCATCAACATCCCCTGGATGAAAGGGCTTGCTGATGAGCAGCGCGTGCTCTTTGCTGTTTACCACAAAGAAGATGAACTCAAGTTGCGAGCACGGGTAGAAGAGTTCCGTCTGGCCACCGAAAGTGCAGGGCATACCTGGCTGGAGCTGGATATCACTCGCCTGTTTCCGGAATGGATGGCCGCGCAGAAGTACCGCGAGGACTACTTCGAAGACCCCGAAGATCTGGAGCCGAAGTACAAAACCTTTGTTCGCCAATCGGTAGAAAAGCTGGCGGCACAGATTCAGTCTGAAGCGGATGAAAACACTTTGGTGACTCTGGTCGGCTGCGGCACCCTGTTTGGCTTCGCCTCAGTATCGGATTTCGTCAAACAACTGGCCGCCCATGTTCCAGGCCGATTGCTGGTGCTTTTTCCGGGCGAGTATATCGACAACGGTTACCGTCTGCTGGACGCCCGCGATGGCTGGGGTTACCAGGCCACAGCGATTACCGCAGACAACTGA
- the brxC gene encoding BREX system P-loop protein BrxC: MLNRDIYQLDPQQNRLENNGVAEVKDDQSAQALKTLRYELQTFVCDGEYEAGLGKILSAYLRNLGGGHEQPGVWISGFFGSGKSHLAKMLRALWTNQPFADGVSARDIADLPQEIKDYFQELSIAASRHGGLHAASGTLGSGANNNVRLALLNIIFKSAGLPEQYHQARFVLWLKKEGILEQVKAQVEADDDVWEDELEDLYVSRSIARALMQADDTLASDVKEMRQLLKMQYPKVNDVTNQQMVDAIHDALAQNGQFPLTLVVLDEVQQYVGNDAEKAHHVQEVVETCCKHSTFENKLLFVATGQSALSGMPNLQRLMGRFQIPIQLSDTDVESVIRKVILQKKASARSELDAVLTNHLGEISRQLRGTKIEHHRDDEKVLLADYPLLPVRRRFWEKVLRIVDTTGTVSQLRNQLKVIHEAAKSTAEEPLGHVVPADFIYDQIAVSLLQTGVISKEISETIGRFSAGDADDQLKSRILALVLLIGKLPTDPTADCGVRATADMLADLLIDDLNNGKEGIRNQVPKLLQALADDGLLMPMETQVGTEYRLQTQESAQWYDTLRQEEADLRGNPQRIENIRVDLLHKELRQQIAQVRLTQGNCKEPRTVQACFDPELPRDASEKIYAWVQDGWSVDEKSFLSDARSRNPSEPTIFIFVPARNRSELNNAIVAEHAAQATLDKRGIPNTDAGKDARSAMETRYRDAQKQVKTLLREIFDGVQVLQAGGNEVDGNSITERVETAARASLIRLYREFDAADHAGWGKVFERAAKEGGQNALEAVGYSDEPEKHPVCAAIKRYIGVSKKGSEIREHFSAAPYGWPQDAIDGALFVLLASGILKAKDARKNPVQVTKLERKQITQTDFEPESITIRPVDLIKIRGVLTACGIQNEPGEEAAKLPLLAEKGRELAHKAGGEAPLPAKPDTRLFDELARQSGNAQLKYALDEQDGLKQAIKDWSHIAQRIEARRPEWAQLQDLLNLSRGMAFHGPIQVEVDAIIDQRALLDDPNPISALIQQLETKLREAIQFHIQAYLARHADCLTQLQADSYWQQLSDTQQTAILGKRNLLTLDEPALNDAEAIIDSLNEVSLELWSERTDSLTGKFDSARVEAVELLQPKLQRINLPKTTFESEADLDAWLEQVKQQVLDKLNEGPVTF, from the coding sequence ATGCTGAACCGCGATATTTACCAATTGGACCCCCAGCAGAACCGGCTGGAGAACAACGGTGTCGCCGAAGTAAAGGACGACCAATCAGCACAGGCGCTGAAAACCCTGCGCTACGAGCTGCAAACCTTCGTCTGTGACGGTGAATACGAAGCGGGACTGGGCAAAATCCTCTCGGCCTACCTGCGTAATCTGGGCGGTGGTCATGAGCAGCCGGGCGTCTGGATCTCCGGCTTCTTCGGTTCCGGTAAATCCCACCTGGCCAAAATGCTGCGTGCGCTTTGGACCAACCAGCCGTTTGCGGATGGTGTCAGCGCCCGTGACATTGCTGACCTGCCGCAAGAGATCAAGGACTACTTCCAAGAGCTGAGCATTGCCGCCAGCCGTCACGGTGGTCTGCATGCTGCTTCCGGTACGCTCGGTTCAGGGGCCAACAACAATGTACGTCTGGCACTGCTCAACATCATCTTCAAATCCGCCGGCCTGCCGGAACAATACCATCAGGCCCGGTTTGTCCTCTGGCTGAAAAAAGAGGGCATTCTGGAGCAGGTCAAGGCACAGGTGGAAGCCGACGACGATGTGTGGGAAGACGAGCTGGAAGACCTGTACGTCTCCCGCAGCATCGCCCGTGCCCTGATGCAGGCCGACGATACCCTGGCCAGCGATGTTAAAGAGATGCGTCAGCTGCTGAAAATGCAGTACCCGAAGGTGAACGATGTCACCAACCAGCAGATGGTGGATGCCATCCACGATGCACTGGCGCAAAATGGCCAGTTCCCGTTGACCCTGGTCGTGCTTGATGAGGTGCAGCAATACGTGGGCAATGACGCTGAAAAAGCGCACCACGTACAGGAAGTGGTCGAGACCTGCTGCAAGCACTCCACCTTCGAGAACAAGCTGCTGTTTGTCGCCACCGGTCAGAGCGCGCTATCCGGCATGCCCAACCTGCAGCGTTTGATGGGCCGTTTTCAGATTCCGATCCAGCTGTCTGACACCGATGTGGAATCGGTGATCCGCAAGGTGATCTTGCAGAAAAAGGCCTCGGCCCGATCCGAGTTGGATGCGGTACTCACCAACCACCTGGGTGAAATCTCTCGCCAGCTGCGTGGGACCAAAATTGAACACCACCGTGACGACGAGAAGGTGTTGCTGGCCGATTACCCGCTGTTGCCGGTGCGCCGCCGCTTCTGGGAAAAAGTGCTGCGTATTGTCGATACCACCGGCACCGTGTCACAGCTGCGTAATCAGCTCAAAGTGATCCATGAAGCCGCCAAGTCCACTGCCGAGGAGCCGCTGGGCCACGTTGTACCGGCTGACTTTATCTACGATCAGATCGCTGTCAGCTTGTTGCAAACCGGTGTGATCTCCAAAGAGATATCCGAAACAATCGGTCGCTTTTCCGCAGGTGATGCCGATGATCAGCTTAAATCCCGCATTCTGGCGCTGGTGCTGCTGATCGGTAAGCTGCCGACCGACCCCACCGCCGACTGCGGCGTGCGCGCCACCGCCGATATGCTGGCCGACCTGTTGATTGATGACCTCAACAACGGCAAGGAAGGGATACGCAACCAGGTCCCGAAACTGCTGCAGGCCCTGGCCGATGACGGCTTGTTAATGCCGATGGAAACCCAGGTAGGGACTGAGTACCGCCTGCAGACTCAGGAAAGCGCCCAGTGGTACGACACTCTGCGCCAGGAAGAAGCTGACCTGCGCGGTAACCCGCAACGCATCGAAAACATCCGGGTTGACCTGCTGCATAAAGAACTGCGCCAACAGATCGCTCAGGTCCGCTTGACCCAGGGTAACTGCAAAGAACCCCGCACCGTGCAGGCCTGTTTTGACCCTGAACTGCCCCGTGATGCCAGTGAAAAGATCTATGCCTGGGTACAGGATGGCTGGAGTGTCGATGAAAAGAGCTTCCTCAGCGACGCCCGTAGTCGCAACCCCAGCGAACCCACCATCTTCATCTTCGTACCGGCGCGCAACCGTTCCGAGTTGAACAACGCCATCGTGGCCGAACATGCCGCTCAGGCGACACTCGATAAGCGTGGCATTCCCAACACTGATGCCGGCAAAGACGCCCGCAGCGCCATGGAAACCCGTTACCGTGATGCCCAGAAGCAGGTTAAAACCCTGCTGCGTGAAATCTTTGATGGCGTGCAGGTGCTTCAGGCCGGCGGCAACGAGGTGGACGGCAACAGCATTACCGAGCGGGTAGAAACCGCTGCACGCGCCTCGCTGATTCGACTCTATCGTGAATTTGATGCGGCTGATCACGCCGGTTGGGGCAAGGTGTTTGAGCGTGCGGCCAAAGAGGGTGGTCAGAACGCTCTGGAAGCGGTGGGCTATAGTGACGAGCCGGAAAAACATCCGGTCTGCGCCGCAATCAAGCGTTACATCGGGGTATCCAAAAAGGGCAGTGAAATCCGTGAGCATTTCTCCGCGGCGCCCTATGGGTGGCCCCAGGATGCCATCGACGGTGCGCTCTTTGTGTTGCTGGCCAGCGGTATTCTGAAAGCGAAGGATGCGCGCAAAAATCCGGTTCAGGTGACCAAGCTGGAGCGCAAGCAAATCACCCAAACCGACTTCGAGCCGGAAAGCATCACCATCCGCCCGGTGGATCTGATTAAGATCCGTGGCGTACTCACCGCCTGTGGTATTCAGAACGAGCCGGGTGAAGAAGCCGCCAAACTGCCGCTGCTGGCAGAGAAGGGGCGCGAACTGGCGCACAAAGCCGGTGGCGAAGCACCGCTGCCCGCCAAGCCGGATACCCGTTTGTTTGATGAACTGGCACGTCAGTCCGGCAATGCCCAGCTCAAGTATGCACTGGACGAGCAGGATGGGCTCAAGCAGGCGATCAAAGATTGGAGCCATATTGCCCAGCGCATCGAAGCGCGCCGCCCTGAGTGGGCGCAACTGCAGGACCTGCTCAACCTGAGCCGTGGCATGGCGTTCCATGGCCCGATTCAGGTTGAAGTGGATGCCATTATCGATCAGCGCGCGCTGCTGGATGATCCCAACCCCATCAGCGCGCTGATTCAGCAGTTGGAAACCAAGCTGCGCGAGGCGATCCAGTTCCATATCCAGGCATACCTGGCCCGTCATGCCGACTGTCTGACTCAGCTTCAGGCCGACAGCTACTGGCAGCAGTTGAGCGACACCCAGCAAACCGCCATTCTCGGCAAACGTAACCTGCTGACGCTGGATGAGCCTGCACTCAACGATGCTGAAGCCATTATCGACAGTCTGAACGAGGTTAGTCTGGAACTCTGGAGCGAACGCACCGACTCCCTGACCGGCAAGTTCGACAGCGCCCGTGTGGAAGCGGTGGAACTACTACAGCCCAAGCTGCAACGGATCAACCTGCCCAAAACCACCTTTGAATCCGAAGCGGATCTGGACGCCTGGCTGGAACAGGTTAAACAGCAGGTACTCGATAAACTCAACGAAGGCCCCGTGACCTTCTAA